A window from Corynebacterium singulare encodes these proteins:
- the gabT gene encoding 4-aminobutyrate--2-oxoglutarate transaminase produces the protein MQELEYHIEQSRHLGQQVPGPKSSALDERRKNALPAGMAPSLPGYVVDADGGILADADGNRFIDLASGIAVTSAGASNPAVVAAVQEAVAHFTHTSFTVSPYESYVAVAEKLNEVTPGDHPKKTALFNSGAEAVENAVKIARNYTGKRGVVVMDRAFHGRTNLTMGMTAKQSPYKNGFGPFAPEIYRAPMSYPLRDGLTGAEAAKKTITMIEQEVGAANLACVVTEPIQGEGGFVVPAEGYLAAIQKWCNDNDVVFIVDEIQAGMMRTGTWFASDHEGIVPDMVTIAKGIASGMPLSAVTGRAEIMDAPQPGGLGGTYTGNPVACAAALATFKEFEEKDFGARAQNLEKVAREELEPILSDDRVAEFRGRGAMLALEFVTADGEPDSELVHKIADAAKAEGVLILTCGLDHNVIRFLPSLAIPEDLWREALQVVVKQFNEYK, from the coding sequence ATGCAGGAACTTGAATACCACATCGAACAGTCCCGTCACCTGGGCCAGCAGGTCCCCGGCCCGAAGAGCTCCGCGCTGGACGAGCGCCGCAAGAACGCGCTGCCCGCAGGCATGGCTCCGTCCCTTCCGGGCTACGTCGTCGACGCTGACGGCGGCATTCTTGCCGATGCCGACGGCAACCGCTTCATTGATCTTGCCTCCGGCATTGCCGTGACCTCCGCTGGTGCCTCCAACCCGGCAGTCGTGGCTGCGGTGCAGGAAGCCGTGGCGCACTTTACCCACACCTCTTTCACCGTGTCGCCGTACGAGTCTTACGTTGCCGTGGCGGAAAAGCTCAACGAGGTCACCCCGGGCGATCACCCGAAGAAGACCGCACTGTTTAACTCCGGCGCTGAGGCCGTAGAAAACGCCGTCAAGATTGCCCGCAACTACACCGGCAAGCGTGGCGTCGTGGTCATGGACCGCGCTTTCCATGGCCGCACTAACCTCACCATGGGCATGACCGCAAAGCAGTCGCCATACAAGAACGGATTCGGTCCCTTTGCCCCGGAAATCTACCGTGCCCCGATGTCTTACCCGCTGCGTGATGGTCTGACGGGTGCTGAAGCGGCGAAGAAGACCATCACCATGATTGAGCAGGAGGTTGGCGCTGCCAACCTTGCCTGCGTGGTCACCGAGCCGATTCAGGGTGAGGGCGGCTTCGTCGTTCCTGCCGAGGGCTACCTGGCTGCCATCCAGAAGTGGTGCAACGATAACGATGTCGTCTTCATCGTCGATGAGATTCAGGCCGGCATGATGCGTACAGGCACCTGGTTCGCCTCCGACCACGAGGGCATCGTCCCAGACATGGTCACCATTGCGAAGGGTATTGCCTCCGGTATGCCGCTCTCTGCTGTCACCGGCCGCGCTGAAATTATGGACGCCCCACAGCCAGGCGGCCTGGGCGGCACCTACACCGGTAACCCGGTTGCGTGTGCTGCAGCGTTGGCCACCTTCAAGGAATTCGAAGAGAAGGACTTCGGCGCCCGCGCACAGAACCTGGAGAAGGTTGCCCGCGAGGAGCTGGAGCCAATCCTAAGCGACGACCGCGTTGCTGAGTTCCGCGGTCGCGGCGCAATGCTGGCCCTCGAGTTCGTCACCGCTGACGGTGAGCCTGATTCCGAGCTGGTCCACAAGATTGCTGACGCCGCCAAGGCTGAAGGCGTACTTATTCTTACCTGCGGCCTTGACCACAACGTCATCCGCTTCCTGCCGTCACTCGCCATTCCGGAGGACCTGTGGCGCGAGGCGTTGCAGGTAGTGGTGAAGCAGTTTAACGAATACAAGTAA
- a CDS encoding endonuclease domain-containing protein — protein sequence MTNFVVTGVSSATLSRGAKSGRYIKVCSTLYLTREPTPHELLTLLVERYPGLRVTGPTAAQIYLGQELSFPLHVAHRSQLPQSPYFHAYRTKKLKALVKNGFAIHIPCLAAERLDDATATTLLETFYARRDGPRYLQRHNEGVRFSPRVRSLIELAALGTDSEVEKILSHALTEAGLRVTNNVRLGAYYWDIVIPELNVIVEIDGFSFHTSDNRLTFAKDRWKGNDATLAGYILLRYSGSCIVYELPRVVDQILSVRERPVPMPEHGVWTWHWLFVREADQDQYTIYSS from the coding sequence ATGACTAATTTCGTCGTAACTGGCGTCAGTAGCGCCACGTTGAGCCGCGGAGCAAAATCCGGGCGTTACATCAAAGTGTGCTCGACGCTTTATCTCACGCGTGAACCTACTCCGCACGAGCTTTTGACTCTTCTGGTGGAACGCTACCCCGGACTGCGGGTCACGGGTCCAACTGCCGCGCAGATCTATCTGGGACAGGAACTCTCATTCCCACTGCATGTCGCCCATCGCAGCCAGCTGCCGCAGTCGCCCTACTTCCATGCTTATCGCACAAAGAAACTTAAGGCGCTGGTCAAGAATGGGTTCGCTATCCATATACCGTGCCTCGCTGCCGAAAGGCTCGATGACGCCACCGCCACTACATTGCTGGAAACCTTCTACGCCCGCCGAGACGGACCCCGGTACCTCCAGCGCCACAACGAGGGCGTGCGTTTTAGTCCGCGGGTGCGCTCTCTCATCGAACTCGCTGCACTAGGCACTGATTCCGAGGTGGAGAAGATCCTTAGCCACGCACTCACTGAGGCAGGGCTGCGCGTAACCAACAACGTCCGTCTGGGAGCGTATTACTGGGACATCGTCATCCCTGAGCTCAACGTCATCGTGGAAATCGATGGATTTAGTTTCCACACAAGCGATAATCGCTTGACTTTCGCGAAGGATCGGTGGAAGGGAAACGACGCTACCCTAGCCGGCTATATTCTCCTCCGGTACAGCGGAAGTTGTATCGTCTACGAACTTCCCCGAGTAGTCGACCAGATTCTGTCGGTGCGTGAGCGCCCAGTACCTATGCCGGAGCACGGGGTGTGGACTTGGCACTGGCTCTTCGTTCGCGAGGCAGATCAAGACCAGTACACCATCTATTCCTCTTGA
- a CDS encoding NAD-dependent succinate-semialdehyde dehydrogenase: MSITYRVQNPVTNEVVETFNTATDAEIEATLAKSAAAFQEWSTRPISERAEIMTRVSELFEERKEELAKIAGDEMGKLHSEGIEEAEFSAAIIKYYADNGADFTKDQEIPTASNGTAVIRRLPIGPLLGIMPWNFPYYQIARFVAPNLMLGNTIILKDAEICPRSALAVQKIMDDAGVPEGVYNNVFASHDQISTIIADSRIQGVSLTGSERAGSIIGAQAGENLKKAVLELGGSDPYVLLDTDDVKAAAELAWGTRMYNTGQACNSNKRMIVMEDIYDEFVAELERLANAAVQTTPDNEKEGGYSALSSRDAAEKLRDQLDRAVKAGANLRAGGELSEEGAYVSPAVITDIPVGSDIYYEEFFGPVATVYKVSNDEEALDLANNTQYGLGGTVFSQDTERAAAVSRRLECGMANVNTPAGEGEEMPFGGVKRSGFGRELGPLGMDEFVNKQLYYVEK, from the coding sequence TTGTCCATCACCTATCGCGTCCAAAACCCGGTCACCAACGAAGTGGTCGAAACCTTCAACACCGCAACCGATGCCGAAATTGAAGCCACCCTGGCCAAATCCGCTGCTGCCTTCCAAGAGTGGTCCACTCGCCCAATTTCTGAGCGCGCCGAAATTATGACCCGCGTCAGCGAGCTTTTCGAAGAGCGCAAGGAAGAGCTCGCCAAGATCGCCGGAGACGAGATGGGTAAGCTCCACTCCGAAGGTATCGAAGAAGCAGAGTTCTCCGCGGCCATCATCAAGTACTACGCCGATAACGGCGCTGACTTCACCAAGGACCAGGAGATTCCCACTGCCTCCAACGGAACCGCTGTTATCCGCCGCCTGCCTATTGGCCCGCTACTGGGCATCATGCCGTGGAACTTCCCTTACTACCAGATCGCCCGCTTCGTCGCCCCGAATCTGATGCTGGGAAACACCATCATCCTTAAGGATGCAGAGATTTGTCCACGTTCTGCTCTGGCAGTTCAGAAGATCATGGACGACGCCGGCGTTCCGGAAGGCGTCTACAACAACGTTTTCGCTAGCCACGACCAGATTTCCACCATCATCGCGGACTCCCGCATCCAAGGCGTCTCCCTCACGGGTTCTGAGCGAGCTGGATCCATTATTGGCGCCCAGGCAGGTGAGAACCTGAAGAAGGCTGTTCTGGAACTTGGCGGCTCCGACCCGTACGTTCTGCTCGACACCGACGACGTCAAGGCAGCTGCCGAGCTCGCATGGGGAACCCGCATGTACAACACGGGCCAGGCGTGCAATTCCAACAAGCGCATGATCGTGATGGAGGACATTTACGACGAGTTCGTTGCAGAACTCGAGCGCCTCGCAAACGCAGCCGTACAAACTACCCCGGATAACGAGAAGGAAGGCGGCTACTCCGCACTTTCCTCCCGTGATGCCGCCGAGAAGCTCCGCGACCAGCTGGACCGTGCCGTTAAGGCTGGCGCTAATCTACGCGCTGGTGGAGAACTCTCCGAAGAAGGTGCCTACGTCTCCCCCGCCGTCATCACTGATATTCCGGTCGGCTCCGATATCTACTACGAGGAATTCTTTGGCCCAGTCGCAACTGTCTACAAGGTCAGCAACGATGAAGAGGCCCTCGATCTGGCAAACAACACTCAGTACGGCCTGGGCGGTACCGTGTTCTCCCAGGACACCGAACGCGCTGCAGCGGTCTCCCGTCGCCTCGAGTGCGGTATGGCCAACGTCAACACCCCCGCTGGAGAAGGCGAAGAAATGCCTTTCGGTGGCGTGAAGCGCTCCGGCTTTGGTCGCGAGCTCGGACCGCTGGGCATGGATGAGTTTGTCAACAAGCAGCTCTACTACGTGGAGAAGTAA
- a CDS encoding APC family permease, with translation MTTTTPPTNSSTKTSGGASDKGLATGRVGLLGAVVIGVSCIAPTYTLTSGIGPTISAVGQYVPAVLLLGFIPMLLVAFAYRELNNAVPDSGTSFTWATKAFGPWAGWMGGWGLITATILVLSNLAAVAVDFFYLLLGQLFNSPAIGELTRNLWVNIPTTFVFIAIAGYISYRGLDSTQKLQYVLVVIQISAIVLFDVVAIHNAYNNGGFDFTPISLEWFNPVGIGSFSLIAAGISLSIFMFWGWDVTLTMNEETKNPEKTPGRAATITVLIIIALYILTALAVVTWAGTGDTGLGAGNPENQESIFAVLSEPVLGKASILIYIAVLSSSFASLQSTMVGPARTLLAMGYYRALPPAFAKISPRFRSPSTATIVSAVAAALFYAVTRLISENALWDTIATMGLMVCFYYGITAVACIWYFRTELFSSVHNIIFKFLFPTVGGGFLLMMFFITAFDSMDPSYGSGSEIGGIGMVFILSVAVLGLGVILMLFTRFAHPGFFKGETLKRITSCDDDQQPLV, from the coding sequence ATGACCACCACCACTCCCCCAACGAACTCGTCCACCAAGACCTCAGGTGGCGCCTCAGACAAAGGCTTGGCAACTGGCCGCGTCGGATTGCTAGGTGCTGTTGTCATTGGTGTTAGCTGCATTGCACCTACGTACACCTTGACCTCCGGTATCGGTCCCACTATTTCCGCAGTGGGACAGTACGTCCCAGCGGTACTCCTGCTCGGCTTCATCCCCATGCTACTGGTCGCCTTTGCTTATCGTGAGCTCAACAATGCGGTACCAGACTCTGGTACCTCATTTACGTGGGCCACGAAGGCTTTTGGGCCGTGGGCAGGCTGGATGGGCGGCTGGGGCCTAATCACCGCAACTATCCTTGTGCTGTCCAACCTTGCAGCAGTTGCTGTGGACTTCTTCTACCTGCTTCTAGGTCAACTTTTCAATAGCCCGGCGATAGGTGAACTCACCCGAAACTTGTGGGTTAATATCCCCACTACCTTCGTATTTATCGCCATCGCTGGCTACATTTCCTACCGCGGCCTGGATTCGACCCAGAAGCTGCAGTACGTCCTTGTGGTTATTCAGATTTCCGCAATCGTGCTTTTCGACGTTGTCGCTATCCATAACGCCTACAACAATGGAGGCTTCGATTTCACGCCGATCTCCCTAGAGTGGTTCAACCCCGTTGGAATCGGTAGTTTCTCACTTATCGCTGCAGGTATCTCGCTTTCCATCTTTATGTTCTGGGGATGGGATGTAACCCTCACGATGAATGAGGAAACCAAGAATCCTGAAAAGACCCCTGGCCGCGCTGCGACGATTACCGTGCTCATCATCATCGCGTTGTACATCCTCACGGCGCTCGCTGTCGTGACGTGGGCAGGCACCGGAGATACAGGTCTTGGTGCGGGCAACCCAGAGAACCAGGAATCAATATTCGCAGTGCTCTCCGAACCGGTCCTTGGTAAGGCCTCGATTCTCATTTACATTGCCGTCTTGTCCTCGTCTTTCGCCTCACTGCAATCGACGATGGTAGGTCCTGCCCGCACATTGTTGGCGATGGGCTACTACCGTGCCCTGCCTCCAGCATTTGCAAAGATCAGTCCACGGTTCCGCTCTCCTTCGACAGCGACCATTGTCTCCGCAGTTGCAGCAGCTCTGTTCTACGCGGTCACTCGTCTCATTTCGGAGAACGCACTGTGGGACACCATCGCTACCATGGGGCTCATGGTCTGTTTCTACTATGGAATCACGGCCGTGGCCTGCATCTGGTACTTCCGAACGGAATTGTTTAGCTCGGTGCATAACATCATATTTAAGTTCCTCTTCCCAACTGTCGGCGGCGGATTCTTGCTCATGATGTTCTTCATCACCGCGTTCGATTCCATGGACCCGTCCTACGGATCTGGTTCAGAAATCGGTGGTATCGGAATGGTATTCATCTTGAGCGTCGCCGTCTTGGGCTTAGGCGTCATCCTCATGCTGTTCACCCGTTTCGCCCACCCAGGGTTCTTCAAGGGCGAAACACTCAAACGAATCACCTCTTGCGACGACGACCAGCAACCGCTGGTCTAG
- a CDS encoding universal stress protein encodes MIGYVATDFGKDALQLGIALAKERNVRLEIVMVAPAQNSFSGVYPHDRGYGSILEEQIAGWLEEALAAVPEGIDATARIVPGESEASALSETAEKLGADLLVVGARKGGLFGRFQMGAAVNVLLHSAPVPVALAPRGFSHPGPIGRITTFFGPRQGTSDVIAIGLDRAHRRGIPLRLVSLVLNGESDMQGLGTDVPSALNAYANRKLADSAQHMLDAGHATTEVASGKDVAAALEKLDWEDGEIAVVGSSRMAVPGRLFLGTTASRMLRLIPVPMVVVPAGYMQAGEENNLLPKGGKNT; translated from the coding sequence GTGATCGGTTACGTCGCCACCGACTTTGGCAAAGATGCACTACAGCTCGGTATCGCCTTGGCAAAGGAACGCAACGTACGCCTCGAGATCGTCATGGTCGCACCGGCACAGAACTCTTTCTCCGGTGTGTACCCGCACGATCGCGGGTATGGATCAATCTTGGAGGAGCAAATCGCCGGTTGGCTGGAAGAGGCCTTGGCTGCGGTCCCTGAGGGGATCGATGCCACCGCTCGAATCGTTCCCGGCGAGTCTGAGGCATCCGCCCTGAGTGAGACCGCTGAGAAGCTAGGTGCGGACCTACTGGTTGTCGGAGCTCGTAAGGGTGGTCTGTTCGGCCGCTTCCAGATGGGAGCAGCAGTCAACGTACTTCTTCACTCCGCCCCAGTTCCCGTTGCGCTTGCCCCACGCGGATTTTCGCACCCCGGTCCGATTGGGCGCATCACCACATTCTTCGGACCCCGCCAAGGAACCTCTGACGTCATTGCCATCGGGCTCGACCGAGCTCACCGTCGTGGAATCCCACTACGCTTGGTCTCCCTCGTCCTCAATGGTGAGTCTGACATGCAGGGACTCGGAACCGATGTGCCCAGCGCACTTAACGCCTACGCCAACCGCAAACTAGCCGATTCCGCACAACACATGCTTGATGCAGGCCACGCCACAACCGAGGTGGCATCCGGCAAGGATGTAGCTGCAGCCTTGGAGAAACTCGACTGGGAGGACGGCGAAATTGCCGTTGTAGGTTCCTCCCGAATGGCCGTGCCGGGTCGTCTTTTCCTCGGCACGACAGCATCCCGCATGCTCCGTTTGATCCCTGTCCCCATGGTTGTTGTTCCCGCCGGCTACATGCAGGCAGGAGAAGAAAACAACCTTCTTCCGAAAGGTGGTAAGAACACATGA
- a CDS encoding flavin monoamine oxidase family protein, whose protein sequence is MTSLIKSDNPVIERDVVVIGAGPAGLMAAHTLKKKGLSVAVLEARDRVGGRTWNGKVKDDQGVEHFVELGGQWISPDQTRLIELVDELGLETFSRHREGKSIYVAPDGTRHEYEGTVFPTDEKTIAEMDRLIKIMDDLAAEMDPANPWSHPKAKELDSISFRNWLETLSDDNEAIDNVSIYVASGMLTKPSYTFSTLQAVLMACSAGSFSNLVDEDFILDKRVVGGMQSVSLTLAEGLGEDVHLGTPVRELHWAEPDASTADELNKIQADVRNGVEGNGEPGNVTAYSEKVTVKARFAVLAVPPNLYNRISFVPPMPRDQQIAHQHISMGLVIKVHAVYDTPFWREEGLSGTGFGGGRLVQEVYDNTNYGKNFAESAEGEEDTYGTLVGFVSDVYAEEMWHLPPEERKVRILDAMADYLGPKTKEPIAFYLSDMAAEEWTRGAYATSYDLGGLSRWGHLQNQPTGPIYYACSDIAAEGYQHVDGAIRQGEIAALTITEKAK, encoded by the coding sequence ATGACCTCCCTCATTAAGTCCGATAACCCGGTCATCGAACGAGACGTCGTCGTTATCGGCGCCGGCCCGGCTGGCCTCATGGCTGCCCACACTTTGAAAAAGAAGGGGTTAAGCGTTGCCGTTCTTGAAGCCCGCGACCGCGTTGGCGGCCGCACCTGGAACGGCAAAGTCAAGGACGACCAAGGTGTTGAGCACTTCGTCGAGCTGGGTGGCCAGTGGATTTCCCCTGACCAGACTCGTCTGATCGAGCTCGTGGACGAGCTCGGCCTTGAGACCTTTTCCCGCCACCGCGAGGGCAAGTCCATTTACGTAGCTCCTGACGGCACCCGCCACGAGTACGAAGGAACCGTATTCCCCACGGATGAGAAGACGATCGCTGAAATGGACCGTCTTATCAAGATCATGGATGATCTTGCTGCAGAGATGGACCCGGCAAACCCGTGGTCTCACCCAAAGGCCAAAGAACTCGACTCCATCTCCTTCCGTAATTGGTTGGAGACACTCTCCGATGACAATGAGGCAATTGACAATGTCTCCATCTACGTAGCATCCGGCATGCTCACCAAGCCGTCCTACACGTTCTCCACCCTGCAAGCAGTACTTATGGCGTGCTCCGCAGGATCCTTCAGCAACCTCGTGGATGAAGATTTCATCCTTGATAAGCGCGTCGTTGGCGGTATGCAGTCCGTCTCCCTTACTTTGGCCGAGGGCCTAGGCGAAGACGTCCACCTTGGCACCCCAGTACGCGAGCTCCACTGGGCTGAGCCAGACGCCTCTACCGCAGATGAACTCAACAAGATTCAAGCTGACGTCCGCAATGGAGTCGAAGGTAACGGCGAGCCGGGTAACGTCACTGCTTACTCGGAAAAGGTCACTGTCAAGGCTCGTTTCGCTGTTCTGGCCGTGCCGCCGAACCTGTATAACCGCATCTCTTTCGTCCCCCCGATGCCACGCGACCAGCAAATCGCCCATCAGCACATCTCCATGGGTCTTGTTATTAAGGTTCACGCTGTTTACGACACTCCGTTCTGGCGTGAGGAAGGCCTCTCCGGTACCGGTTTCGGTGGCGGACGTTTGGTTCAGGAAGTGTATGACAACACCAACTACGGCAAGAACTTTGCCGAGTCTGCCGAAGGAGAAGAAGACACCTACGGTACCCTCGTGGGCTTTGTTTCCGATGTCTACGCTGAAGAGATGTGGCACCTGCCTCCCGAGGAGCGCAAGGTCCGCATCCTCGATGCCATGGCGGACTATCTCGGCCCGAAGACCAAGGAACCCATCGCCTTCTACCTGTCCGATATGGCCGCTGAAGAGTGGACCCGCGGTGCCTACGCAACCTCCTACGACCTCGGTGGACTCTCCCGTTGGGGTCACCTTCAGAACCAACCGACAGGCCCGATTTACTACGCCTGCTCTGACATCGCCGCCGAAGGCTACCAGCACGTCGACGGTGCCATTCGCCAGGGCGAAATCGCTGCACTGACCATCACTGAGAAAGCGAAGTAA
- a CDS encoding TetR/AcrR family transcriptional regulator, translating into MTRSRSKGRPTKTLVTREKIAEAALTIVGAEGYEKLTMSRIAREIGVGTSALYNHVSGKEELITLVEDAVMEQVDCGPLYAALGVTPTSTPYKALSAWATSYRDVCARHTPLVQFIAVTPISGAPRTMEMYELVVQVFKKAGLSDERIMPRIVALESFIYGSAYDVHAPEEIFDIPPENAVEAPHLVRAREAFLPHSNGAEAGNTADRNPYADESFRLGLEALLADITTAECRPAPTPQGTASFPAHW; encoded by the coding sequence GTGACCCGTAGTCGATCAAAGGGACGTCCCACAAAAACACTGGTGACGCGGGAAAAAATAGCAGAGGCCGCTCTCACCATTGTGGGGGCAGAAGGCTACGAAAAACTGACTATGTCACGCATTGCCCGTGAAATCGGTGTGGGAACCAGTGCGCTCTATAACCACGTTTCGGGGAAAGAAGAGCTCATTACACTTGTCGAAGATGCGGTCATGGAGCAAGTCGACTGTGGCCCTCTCTATGCCGCGCTTGGCGTTACACCAACGAGCACGCCTTATAAGGCACTTTCCGCTTGGGCCACGTCTTATCGTGATGTCTGTGCTCGGCATACCCCTTTGGTGCAGTTTATCGCCGTCACGCCAATCTCGGGTGCACCGCGAACGATGGAAATGTACGAGCTCGTCGTGCAAGTGTTTAAAAAAGCTGGCTTGTCGGATGAGCGGATCATGCCGCGCATTGTGGCGCTTGAATCCTTTATTTACGGCAGTGCCTACGACGTTCATGCTCCAGAGGAGATTTTTGATATTCCCCCTGAAAATGCCGTCGAGGCACCTCACCTTGTTAGAGCTCGTGAAGCTTTCCTGCCGCACTCTAATGGAGCAGAAGCGGGCAATACAGCGGACCGTAACCCCTATGCCGATGAGTCGTTCCGCCTAGGGCTAGAGGCCTTGCTGGCGGATATCACCACGGCTGAATGCCGGCCCGCTCCCACGCCTCAAGGAACTGCGTCGTTTCCTGCTCATTGGTAA
- a CDS encoding histidinol-phosphate transaminase yields MLRSDLSSFPEYKVGKDYPDALKLSSNEVAFSPSENIIAAAADAARTTNRYQQPGSPELTNALCNYLDVPADNIFVSAGSTPILQATILACCQTGDEVIVPWRSFEAYPLYVRMAGAVPVLTPLTADYRVDLDAALEALTDKTKLIILCNPNNPTGTVITRTEFRDFMDRVPKDVVVLLDEAYWEYNDAPDTPDSTEEYLRYPNLLGVRTFSKAWGLAGMRVGYAVAGPEIINALRLLSLPLTVTAMAEMAAVEVLKHQDELLDAVATTKAQRDRVAEALGAEKSYGNFVWLPRGDAAEVEKKILDEGVVIRRYLDEGVRVSITNEQETTQFLEAWERAGIQPW; encoded by the coding sequence ATGCTTCGCAGCGATCTCTCCAGCTTCCCTGAATACAAGGTAGGCAAGGACTACCCTGATGCCCTCAAGCTCTCCTCCAACGAGGTTGCCTTCTCCCCGTCGGAGAACATCATCGCCGCGGCTGCCGACGCCGCCCGCACCACCAACCGTTATCAGCAACCCGGCTCCCCGGAGCTCACCAATGCTCTGTGCAATTACCTTGACGTACCCGCGGACAATATCTTCGTATCTGCTGGTTCGACACCGATTCTGCAGGCCACCATCCTCGCATGCTGCCAAACGGGTGATGAGGTCATCGTGCCGTGGCGCAGCTTTGAGGCTTACCCCCTCTACGTGCGCATGGCCGGTGCCGTCCCAGTCCTCACCCCACTCACGGCGGATTACCGGGTGGATCTCGACGCCGCCCTAGAAGCCCTCACCGACAAGACCAAGCTCATCATCTTGTGCAATCCCAACAACCCGACGGGCACGGTCATTACTCGGACCGAGTTCCGTGATTTCATGGACCGCGTGCCTAAGGACGTCGTCGTTCTACTCGACGAAGCCTACTGGGAATACAACGATGCCCCCGATACCCCGGACTCCACCGAAGAATACCTGCGTTATCCCAACTTGCTCGGCGTGCGCACTTTCTCCAAGGCCTGGGGTCTAGCAGGCATGCGCGTGGGCTACGCAGTAGCCGGCCCCGAGATCATCAACGCCCTGCGTCTACTCTCCCTGCCTCTAACGGTCACCGCCATGGCAGAGATGGCCGCTGTAGAGGTGCTCAAACACCAAGACGAGCTTCTCGACGCCGTCGCTACTACCAAAGCCCAACGTGACCGAGTCGCGGAAGCCCTCGGGGCCGAGAAATCCTACGGAAACTTCGTGTGGCTTCCCCGCGGCGACGCTGCCGAAGTTGAGAAGAAGATCCTCGACGAAGGCGTAGTCATCCGCCGCTATCTCGACGAAGGTGTGCGCGTGTCCATTACCAATGAGCAGGAAACGACGCAGTTCCTTGAGGCGTGGGAGCGGGCCGGCATTCAGCCGTGGTGA
- a CDS encoding aromatic amino acid transport family protein, with amino-acid sequence MSTTHNPSAASSVPASELKEGEHRVGDDVVAKQRPAASTASWIITLFGTAVGAGILFLPLNAGGFGFWPLVFATVFILPLVYFSHRTYARIVAGAPQEDHGKDILELVTQYLGKGSGVVFALLYWITVFSTVLIYGVSITNAVDSFIVNQLGGPSLNRWLLATICVGVMTGGFAIGRKPMIWLAQVLVYPLIIALAVTSIYLIPRWDLQSFIHFDDGADGWGQMLKGIFLILPVLVFSFSHMAALSQFAIDMQPQYGEKTEKRVSRTELYTAILLVVFTMFFVWSCVLALGADGMNEALEQNIPVLSYFANVTGTPFMAYMAPIVVICAIVSSYFGHMLGTEEGTEYLIKTAAPKLAEKVSHRTVLNIIYLIAFVGTTLVAVFNPSIISMISVVSGVFVAFIVYIVPVYMFKKLDVYKKFRNDPWNYFVFGMGVLIMAVTIWDLL; translated from the coding sequence ATGAGCACCACGCATAATCCCTCAGCGGCATCCTCCGTGCCCGCCAGTGAGCTGAAAGAAGGTGAGCACCGCGTCGGTGATGATGTCGTGGCCAAGCAGCGACCGGCGGCGTCCACCGCCTCATGGATCATCACGCTCTTCGGCACCGCCGTGGGCGCCGGAATCCTCTTCCTGCCGCTCAACGCTGGCGGTTTCGGCTTCTGGCCGCTCGTCTTCGCCACCGTCTTCATCCTGCCGCTGGTGTACTTCTCACACCGCACCTACGCGCGCATCGTGGCCGGTGCCCCACAGGAAGATCATGGCAAGGACATCCTTGAGCTCGTTACCCAATACTTGGGCAAGGGCTCGGGTGTCGTCTTCGCCCTGCTGTATTGGATTACGGTCTTTTCCACCGTGCTGATCTACGGCGTCTCCATCACCAACGCGGTGGACAGCTTCATTGTCAATCAGCTCGGCGGCCCTTCGCTGAACCGCTGGCTGCTTGCCACCATCTGCGTCGGAGTCATGACCGGTGGATTTGCCATCGGCCGCAAGCCCATGATCTGGCTGGCCCAGGTACTGGTCTACCCTCTCATCATCGCGCTGGCGGTGACCTCCATCTACCTCATTCCTCGCTGGGACCTCCAGAGCTTTATCCACTTCGATGACGGTGCTGATGGCTGGGGCCAGATGCTTAAAGGCATCTTCCTCATCCTGCCGGTTCTGGTCTTCTCCTTCTCCCACATGGCAGCGCTCTCGCAGTTCGCCATCGATATGCAGCCGCAGTACGGTGAGAAGACCGAGAAGCGCGTCTCCCGCACGGAGCTCTACACCGCCATCCTCCTCGTGGTGTTCACCATGTTCTTCGTGTGGTCCTGCGTCCTTGCCTTGGGCGCGGATGGCATGAATGAGGCCCTCGAGCAAAACATCCCGGTGCTCTCCTACTTCGCCAACGTCACCGGCACTCCCTTCATGGCCTACATGGCTCCCATCGTCGTCATCTGCGCCATTGTGTCCTCTTACTTCGGACACATGCTCGGCACCGAGGAAGGCACCGAATACTTGATCAAGACAGCCGCCCCGAAGCTGGCAGAGAAGGTCTCACACCGCACCGTTCTTAACATCATTTATCTCATTGCCTTTGTCGGCACCACGCTCGTGGCAGTGTTCAACCCGTCAATCATTTCCATGATTTCCGTGGTCTCCGGTGTATTCGTGGCGTTCATCGTCTACATCGTACCGGTGTACATGTTCAAGAAACTTGATGTATACAAGAAATTCCGTAACGACCCGTGGAACTACTTCGTCTTCGGTATGGGCGTGCTCATCATGGCCGTCACCATCTGGGACCTGCTTTAG